One Primulina eburnea isolate SZY01 chromosome 4, ASM2296580v1, whole genome shotgun sequence genomic window, ATTGAATAAGAGTTAGATCCTTGATTACAAGATTAATCAGCCAAAAAGAAAAATCTCCACACTTCCAAACAAATGGGGAAGGGGAGGAACATGCAAAAAAAGCAATAGAATGTGCAACATGATTCGCAGTCCGACGAACATGCCTAAGAGAAGGGCTCCCTAGAAGAGACAGTAGACCACAAATTTCAGACGCCAGGGCCCTAGTGTAACTACGATTCTCTTCTACACCAATGACTGCTTGCACAGCGAGGAGAGAATCAGAGGTAATAAGATGAATCCTGATGTTATGATCCTTTGAAATGTTAACACCAACTAGAATAGCTAGTAGTTCAGCAAAAGTAATCGAGGAAGGCTTCTCAATCTTCTGACCAAAGACAAGAATCAGTTGTCCCTCATGGTTCCTGATAATCCCACCAAGAGCATATCTATGGGTACCTTCATTAAAAGCTGCATCAACATCTAGGCGTAGGGTATTCACCAGAGGAGCACTCCAGGATCTAGGAGAGCAAATTGGATCCTGCGATGAGGCAAGCCTTAGGGCTTGGCGTGCCGATTGAAAGTCTGCCAGACGGCTTTAGCTCCACTCCACATTGAAAGCAAGGGGATCCCCTTTCGGACTATGAGTAAGACGAAGCCTCTCACACCAAATAGCCCAAGATCGCATCACAAATATCTCGAACTCATCCTTGCTTAGCTTTTCCGACATCCAGAGTGATATGTTgttgggacccggacgctaatcatcttctcaatcgtgattgggactaattaatcaattagaataaacagggtctaattttttttaaaaaaaatacggaaggtaatgtaatcaatctattatacaaaccagtataataatacaaatcctgtataacatgcatctagttcTAAACTAAGGTTAaattactacaatcaagtaataaaacctatctataaccaagtccggaatcatcactctaatctcgatctttcttcacctctgtggccctgaacctgtcccacctgttgccatgcacacatacagacaagacaacagccagataactccggtgagatataaatatcccagtataaacaatgtattaatgcaatcatataaaacatatataaaagcataaacaatcatgaaaacatgtattcaatctgactacatgaacaaatacgaatctgtatttaagtcaatgacTTGTTATCTTAACTTGTCTtattctaacctagggatcccgaactaatttagactttggtatgctgtatcgaatgtctacaatagacgtcgatctacatctaagctcatcgatacaccgtaagtctagagtcttcgcggttctgacaaagactcggcggttctaccctagctaggctgatctgctctagactcaaactctgtgtaaggcccgagaaattaatccggttaatctgaaaagatttgaaaatgattattataatcatggATGATAATTGATATGGTTATAAGCGGAACGGATCAGTTCGGGAGAGCCGGAAAAGAATTCACATTTTGTGTGAAGAgtaggattggcgcacatgcgcgacatgtatcggcgcacatgcgcggaacatcCAGtggcatcggcgcacatgcgcgagataaggcgcgcatatgcgcgacccgtccagaatgatcggcgcatatgcgcgacataaatggcgcacatgcgcggggttggcagaatgattggcgcatatgcacggaataattggcgcatatgcgcgagaagacaaaTGCTAGTTTttataactggcgcatatgcgcgacattgttcgtgcatatgcgcgaaacgtgcagcaCATGTTTAGTTGAGGAATTCGTACgcttttgattttagaatttaatttacgaaaaatccgtccgtcagattttgaatccgagtacggtactgtgttcatatcagCGCAgactacaattggacgtaagttttgttacgtttagacatgatttgaatttatgatattgtcagaattgaatatgattcagatatggtgtttctgctaccgtagacattatagaattgaagtcagattaagaacagattgtttatgtaattgttatgatttttgaaagatattgactgagattctatatcagaattgtgttagtattcagagtacgAATTGTagtgacacagattatgagttccagtattatatttgtgatgttcagaattgacggggttattcagattgtcttgttatgccgtcgaaacatcagttgattagattgatcagattcagaaatgatttcgattatatcgtgatgtcgatgatatgaattagattgtatctcgttcagatattgatcacattatatactgatttgagtattgatcagaacagattgtgtattgagttattcactgatacagtatattcgatattgtcatttcagatttgatatggacagatttgaatacaggtcatcgtcttcgtcagaccgggacgacaaaggtataattcatgtgatatttgggaagatataactcaaatcagatcttatttgagtttcccaactaaatcacatactagacctattgtttatcttttgatatgattatgatttgtttatagaattgtattcgaatcttttgagataattatgcattgtttacagatggttatgcattgtatatgagataggaaagtttgacagaaacagtcagacttctagacgttcggtgtatcgttacataggagcagatattgtcctattgtagattattcgatacagctatgaccgaagtctaggaataagacgtacagtcaccccgattgggagggtaggtgacagccaatgacgtcttattcaccccgggatccctagagttatagttgagtcgagtctagacatgatttgactagaactgcatgcgtttatggatatggtttcatagactatgaaacccattgttattgctttcagttatgatagcatgttttatgatttgatttgaattgcatgtttatctgatttaaattgcatgcttattttgagtagatttcatagattatgaaatctattgctttgaatatgttcatgatagcatgttttatgatttagattgtttatatgcatgcttaccatgttttatactgggatttattctcaccggagttatgcggctgttgtcttgttttgtatgtgtgcatgacaataggtgggacatgatcggggtcgagaagatgacgagagaagacgagtttagcgtggtgattccggacttattgtagagtaggttttattacttgattatagtagttgaaccttagttgaactagataaaggttgtacaagatttgtattattatacagatttgtataatagcatgattccattaccttccgcattttattttaaaaagaaaaatttttagaccatgtttatcttaattgataattaaatcccaaagatgattaagaagaaagatcagcgtccgggtccccacactctggctctgctataattcaatagactaaacatatcaatctgataatctgcaattatcaatgcaataaaataaagtatgtgatttagggaaactcaagtcaaatctaactcgagttgtgcaatcccgaatcaacatttatttatatctTTCTTGCTGtcaatctgatacaatcaaagtcttgattcaaagtctgtcactgttcaatctggcaatgacaatatcaatgtattgtatcaatattctaatcaaatcacaacatctctgtttcatcaaattctgacgatacaacagtacaatcttgcgatactggtaataccatatcagtctatACAAGTTCTATtaacttataatcaaccaccgtacaaatatgacatcaattctagtcaatctcattctgaaaatcataacaattccatattcaatcCGTTTCTtcatctgactttgattctgtgatgtctactatgtcaagaacactatatatgaatcgtatctgattctggacatagcataatttcaaatcttagcaaaacgtaacaaaacttacgtccagttgaagcctgcgtcattaggaacacagtactgcggtcggcgctcgagcgcggcagtctCTGTCCAAGCATTTTCGAATTGCACCTTAGCGcttgggcggtcaaaaactaccgcccgggcgccacatcctcTGCCCGAACATTttcttgttgaacattggcgctcgggcggtcactttctaccgctcgggcgccaatcgTTCTGCCTAAGATTTGCACAATTCATATGCTTTGTTCAATCTGGTCTCGGAATGGCCCAGCTATTATCATCTCAGtttaaaatcaataatctcagattaatataatcaaaatctccgattaacagaatcaagatcttGACCCTTACATATGTCACGGGCATCCAAGTAGTGAGTTTGTTTTAAGATCTGCCAGAAACCGGTACCTTTCCAGCAGTGTTTAATGGCCAAACAGGAGAAAAGAGCATGGACAGTCAAGTCACAAGAGGCATGGCATAAGGGACACGATCCAatatgtaatgcccggttactcgtacaaatgataataatgcgtttatgtcgtttattttgtagttaattaccttattagatttcacgtgatgattgaagtatcaatattgagattgaacatgacttttatattgtttatggtgcattgagaatgaataaatGTCAAAAGAGTGATGGTAAGATgtgtacatagaaatagtgttatgaagttggtaggaaatgagatgtagatatggtagtttttacgggttttagcataatgatttgaatattgatccaaattgggtgaggccataaccattagaaagctaagacataatgctacaactttcacgttttgggttttgttcaaatcattagggaagacaagccaaaaacgccccgaagtgagttgtgtgtatcgtcactcctacactgacacatgttgggagcatgggcataactttttactcagacctccaaatgacctgaaatttggggagattcaagaaaacacatagggctacaactttcatgttgaccACTTTCGCTAATTCGGaagttaaaaatgagttttggggcAGAAtgtagcgcgcatatgcgccagaattcgcgcatgtgcgctgggAGGGCAGtaagggtcgcgcatatgcgcccagaatgtcgcgcatatgcgccggcagTCTGTACAAGGATAAGTATCGAATTTCTCAGCCATTCCAACCATTCCTTCTCCACTTTACCAGCAAGAACTCGAGGGAAAACAAGATTTCTTTCTCCCAAAAGcttccttcttcattcctttcatcatTTTGAGGTTAAAACTTAGTTGTCCATTCCAAGAGCTTCctaagggtgtaagttttcttctcctTTAGTTGTTCTACATGTATAGAGGTAAATTTCACCTTGTATAGAAATAGTAACTGAACTATTGGTTTATTGACAGCATAGGACTGATAAACATCGTCccaaacaagtattcgtacacttggactgtaagttggcatgttcttgaagtaatacatgagtaatattatgaatttcaaatgcatctcattgtctattgatatatgtactttgttagtatgtttattgataaaaacatagcaccatattccattgttatgtattaaatatgtaaggaactcatgaatattgatgatgggtgctatgtcatgaacaagaacatgaacatgaaaagaaaatgattgatttacatgatatagagcttgttgacatcatgggtggttttaagtccaccaaagctattggcctatatatgttcatggggcgtggggatgccaaaggttgctccctgacgtccaacaccgtagtagctatataataaagcaagcacggtagtacaggtcaactaatgaggctcaagtacaaaaatgaacattgaatatatgctacggtatgacatgtttttaagattcattgttgatcacgacttgatatgtatgttccttctatgcatattgatacgtacaagtgccaacttattgagtttataaactcacgtagctcatgtattacaggatcaggtactgaagatgcgtaggatgccggttcgccaatggatgctagtgacgtgcctcacctcgacaagaaccgggcttcttattgtatagcttccgcatatgtattataatgaattgaatgtcagggtttgaaacaagttttacaatgtttatgtctaggggtatgatggtacagaatatgtttgtgtgtaagaatacgattatatatatatgggttgatgttgttgcttgagttgagttgtgtctatgtatatgtaaatgttgTTGCTTAGTTtgggcttatacaaaatatagggacatcatgccaaaatttttacaaaccgtcaaagtgatgccccttgttgatttgattcataatatagttatatcattcaaattctattttgattatggtaattatgctaagtatagagtaagggtgtgacacaATAACTGAGACATGGTGAGCCCGCAAACTTAAGTACACTTAAACCAGCATTTTAGAACATTAGTTTTatcgataataataataatgtttaaATATAAAATGGTGCCACCTGAGATTGCCATTTGAAGAACGCACCTCATGAACCGTCTTCCTCCCTCTTACCGCCGCCGCTCAATCCTCGATAAAGGCAACGCCCTCCATCGGAGATTCGAATCCGACCAACTCACCTTCTCAATCCCCATCCGCCCCCTTCCTCCTCCCTCAAACCCATCCCACCCTCCACTGACACCACAATATCATCAAAACCCAAGCTCCTCAGACTTCGCCCGCATCTCCAGTTTGCTTTCAAATCCATCTATCCACCCTGGTCCTGCCCTGGAAGAGGCCTTAACTGCATCCCGAATCAATTGGCGCCCGAATCTTTTGCTGGATATTTTCAACCATTTTGATTCCTCTCCCAAGCCCCTGTTCACCCTCTTTCAATGGGCCAAAAAGCAACCCGATTATCAGTTCTCTAATCCTGTTTTCAATGCCATGATTAATTCCCTTGGTAAGGGACGAGAATTCGATTCAGCTTGGCGCTTGATTCTTGATCAGGTAGACGGGGATGCGAGAGAAAGGCCGGATTTTGACACCTTTGCTATCATGATCAGGAGACATGCGCGTTCAGGTATATATCTCTTGTTATTCGAAATGTATTCACTACATATGCCTTTTTGCCTTGAGTTTGACATGTAATTCTCTGTTATCTCGAGTCTGAATTTATTTTCAGTAGCAAGCCGTTTTGTGTAATTTTTCTTTAGATGCTGTGATACGTGAGAGTGTGAGAGAAGTATCTTGTTTTATTAAGCAAActatttttatatgtttttgGCGTAGGATTAATTGGCTATACGAAAGTTGATTTTACTTGAATTTATCACTTAGGGTGCATTTGGATAAGTTTCACATGATTATTTCAGATATATGATTTCAAGTCCCTTGATTTGGATGGATTAAACTCGCTGTATATATCAATTTAAGAATTTCTAGTGTTGGTGTCATTTGAGATCtacatttcaaattatttatcaaatcaaatcgATCAGTCCAAACACAACCTTAAGGGTATCGGATTGTTGTGCTAAAGATGTGTGttgtattgtgttttaattgGGTCTGTTGTGAACGTTTTAATGTAGGATAATTCTTATTATATTGAATATCATCACGACATGGAGTTTGCATTAGAAAGCTGGCTACTTGTTAAATTGATTTCACAAAAATGTGTCAGTTTTCGCATCCGCAAAATACTGAGAATCTGCAAAGAAATAttctaatttttcttgtaaATTAGGTATGTCGTTTTGTCTGTATAGAACTATGAATCCCTTGTTAATATCTGATGGGTATACAGGTAATCCCTTTGGTGCAATTCGAGCTTTCAAATACGCATCAACTTTGGGTATCTCCTGTCAGTTGAACTCTGAAAATAATTTGTTGGAGATTCTACTAGATTCTTTGTGCAAAGAGGGACAAGTTAGGGTGGCCTCAGAGTATATTGATAAGTACAAGGTGGAAAATCCAAGCTGGTCACCATCTATTAGAGTTTATAATATGTTATTAAATGGGTGGTTTCGATTACGAAAGCTTAAACATGCTGAGCGGCTGTGGGAGCATATGAAAAAAGAGAATATCAAACCAACTGTAGTAAGTTATGGGACCTTGATTGAAGGATTATGCAGAATGCGCCGACCTGACATGGCATTGAATTTAATTGATGAAATGAAAATGGAAGGTGTTGAACCAAATGCGATTGTATATAATCCGATAATTGATGCCTTAGGAGAAGAAGGCAGGTTTGAAGAGGCACTGAGTATGCTAGAAAGGTTTTCAATTTTGGAATCAGGTCCCACAATTTCAACCTATAATTCGCTAGTGAAGGGTTTCTGTAAGGCTGGGGATCTGGTAGCAGCATGCAGGATACTTCAAACGATGTTAAATAAGAAATGTGTGCCGACTTTGACGACTTATAACTATTTTTTTAGGTACTTCTCAAAATGCAGGAAACTAAAAGATGGTTTAACTCTTTATACCAAAATGATTGGGCTTGGATACGAGCCAGATCGCCTCACGTATCACCTACTGGTGAAAATGCTGTGTAAGGAGCAGGAACTGGACCTAGCAATGCAGATTATTACAGATATGAGATCAAAGGGTTGTGACTTGGACTTGTCTGCTAGTACTATGCTGATCCACTTGCTGTGCAAATTGCGTTGTTTTGATGATGCTATTGCCGAGTTTGAGGACATGATTCGCCGAGGCATCATTCCTCAGTATCTCACATATCAAAGAATGAGCAATGAACTAAAGAGACGGGGAATGCCTGACAAGGCACAGAAACTCCATGATCTGATGTCATCAGTACCTCACTCGACAAAGTTACCTGATACACGTACTAGACAAAGGGTTTCTTCTCGTGAAAGAAAAACATGTATATTGCAGAAGGCCGAGGCAATGGCTGGGATCCTGAAGACGAGCAAAGATCGTAGAAAGCTTGGAAAGCGTTGACAATGTCGtcatcaatgtggatagaactTTAGGTTGCATTTGGATGGATGAATTCGAAGATAGGGATTTCAAATCCATAATATCAAATCCATTAGTTTGTTTAGGTAAATTTACTTGACAATGAATTTCGAATTCAAAATAGTTATTTTTTGGGTCAATTTGGTGGATTTCAAATTGTTCCCAACACGTAGTCCAAATACTTCTTCAATCCAACGGCAACTTAAAGTCAAAtgagggggagattgttacgttTCATCtataaattttttgaaattttgcttCGTTTTTTTTAGAAGTTTGTCATTTTGTTGAATGCTGTTGTGTGAAATTATCTGATGTATACTGTTACTTTCTTTTCAAGTGATATTATGGTTTAAAATAAAGAGTTCTCAGGCTGATTTGATATTGGAAATTAGTGATGCCTAAGTGTCATTTATCAATCACGATAATTTTGTAATAAATAGTCTGGAGAGTTGGTGATAAACTAATCAGTTTTCTTTTTGTTATGctgttataattaaatttagatgCTGAAGTCATATTAATTTACTTTCAGGTGAATCCGCACACGCATCAGCTGAAACTTTGTGCCAAAGTTTTGGTGCATCTTTGTGCAGCATGATTATTAATTCTTTCCGTTGCCAAAACAATTGATTTACAATTGATAAACTAATCAATTCTTTCTGTTTTCTCTCATTTATGTGAATCATTATACAGATTATTACAGGTATGAGATTAAGGG contains:
- the LOC140830262 gene encoding uncharacterized protein — its product is MSEKLSKDEFEIFVMRSWAIWYFQSARQALRLASSQDPICSPRSWSAPLVNTLRLDVDAAFNEGTHRYALGGIIRNHEGQLILVFGQKIEKPSSITFAELLAILVGVNISKDHNIRIHLITSDSLLAVQAVIGVEENRSYTRALASEICGLLSLLGSPSLRHVRRTANHVAHSIAFFACSSPSPFVWKCGDFSFWLINLVIKDLTLIQ
- the LOC140831077 gene encoding uncharacterized protein is translated as MNRLPPSYRRRSILDKGNALHRRFESDQLTFSIPIRPLPPPSNPSHPPLTPQYHQNPSSSDFARISSLLSNPSIHPGPALEEALTASRINWRPNLLLDIFNHFDSSPKPLFTLFQWAKKQPDYQFSNPVFNAMINSLGKGREFDSAWRLILDQVDGDARERPDFDTFAIMIRRHARSGNPFGAIRAFKYASTLGISCQLNSENNLLEILLDSLCKEGQVRVASEYIDKYKVENPSWSPSIRVYNMLLNGWFRLRKLKHAERLWEHMKKENIKPTVVSYGTLIEGLCRMRRPDMALNLIDEMKMEGVEPNAIVYNPIIDALGEEGRFEEALSMLERFSILESGPTISTYNSLVKGFCKAGDLVAACRILQTMLNKKCVPTLTTYNYFFRYFSKCRKLKDGLTLYTKMIGLGYEPDRLTYHLLVKMLCKEQELDLAMQIITDMRSKGCDLDLSASTMLIHLLCKLRCFDDAIAEFEDMIRRGIIPQYLTYQRMSNELKRRGMPDKAQKLHDLMSSVPHSTKLPDTRTRQRVSSRERKTCILQKAEAMAGILKTSKDRRKLGKR